From the Prochlorococcus marinus str. AS9601 genome, the window GGAGTTGTATTAACAATAATTCCTAGCCTTGCGTAAGTACTTTTCCCTATACAGATTACAGTTATATTTTCCGGTACTTTCATCTTCTCTAAAGCCACTCCTAAGCCATAGGAGTGAGCAGGAAGAATAAAAAAGTCTCCATCATTATCATGGTGAAGGACAGTTTTTTCTAAATTGTTAGGATTAAAATTTTTGGGATTCATGACAGTACCAGGAACATGTCTGAAAATTAGGAATTCTTTTGATGAAAGTCTTAAATCATAGCCATAGGAAGAACATCCGTAACTCAAAACGGGCTTTTGTTTATTGTCAGGCTCAAGGTGCCTCACTAAATTTGATTGAAAGGGCTTTATCATTCCTTCCGAGGCTTTTTGATTTATCCAGAGATCATTTTTTAGCATTTTTTTATGAGCGAAGTTCTGTAATTTGGTTGGCCATTAATAATAAATCTTTAGGAATATCTGTACCAGTAAGGATTACATCTCCTGATATAAATCGGTTTTCAAGTGTTGAAATCAAATCATCTTTATCGATTATTTTCATGTCAAGAGCTAAAAAAATTTCATCAAGTATGATTTGGTCGTTCTTGCCGGACTGTAGTTCTTTTTTACAAAAATTCCATAATTCAATAGTTGATTCATGAATAGATTTTTTTAAATTTTTATTATTTTTAATTGCTTCAGAATTATATTGATCAAAGGAATGTGATGATCTTACCCAAGTTAAATTGCCGCATAACGTTTCTGGATTATCAACTCCCTGCTTTACCCCTCCTTTCATAAATTGTATTAGGAGCACTCTCCTGCCTAGAGCCGCATTTCTTAGAGAGTCTCTAATGATAGATGTATAGCTTCCTCGATATGAGGATTGATAGATTTGAATTTGCCCGTTTTGTGTCAATCTTTTATCATTAATTTTTTTAGAAGTATTTATATTTACAACATCAAGATTATTTTTTGAATAAATATGAGATGAACTAATTACCATTATTTAGATTCTTTCTACATGCAGTATAATTAGTTTCTATTGACGCTGCATATAGTGTAATTTTACTTAAAAAAAGAGTTAAGCAAGTGAAAAATAACTGAAAGAGGCTTATTGATAATCTAATAAGAATTGAAAACTGTTACTGTTGATACAAGATATTTTAGAGTGTCTTCTTAAATTTTTTAATAGTCAAGATATTTATGATACCTGCTTCACGAGGATTCAATCGCTTTAGTTCGCAACAGTCAGGACAAAGTAAAATAAATTCTGTTGGAGAACGTTTTCCAATTAATAGAACTTTAATGGAAGTTATTAAAGGTCTAGATGGTGCAAGCACAGAAATGATTGAGAGATCGAAAACAATATTCTTCCCTGGTGACCCTGCTGAAAGGGTTTATCTAATAAGAAGAGGAGCAGTAAGACTGTCAAGAGTTTATGAGTCAGGTGAAGAAATAACTGTTGCTCTTTTAAGAGAGAATAGTCTCTTTGGTGTTTTATCTCTTCTAACAGGCCATAGATCTGATCGTTTCTATCATGCAATAGCATTCACAAGAGTAGAAATGATAACGGCACCGGCAAATTCGGTTTTAAGAGCTATAGAGGAAGATGCATCAGTCGGACTATTACTTTTACAGGGGCTATCAAGTAGGATACTGCAAAC encodes:
- the dcd gene encoding dCTP deaminase; translated protein: MLKNDLWINQKASEGMIKPFQSNLVRHLEPDNKQKPVLSYGCSSYGYDLRLSSKEFLIFRHVPGTVMNPKNFNPNNLEKTVLHHDNDGDFFILPAHSYGLGVALEKMKVPENITVICIGKSTYARLGIIVNTTPAEAGWEGHLTLEFSNSSGADCRIYAEEGICQLLFFEGDPCSTTYEDRRGKYQNQPEKVTLAKI
- a CDS encoding cob(I)yrinic acid a,c-diamide adenosyltransferase gives rise to the protein MVISSSHIYSKNNLDVVNINTSKKINDKRLTQNGQIQIYQSSYRGSYTSIIRDSLRNAALGRRVLLIQFMKGGVKQGVDNPETLCGNLTWVRSSHSFDQYNSEAIKNNKNLKKSIHESTIELWNFCKKELQSGKNDQIILDEIFLALDMKIIDKDDLISTLENRFISGDVILTGTDIPKDLLLMANQITELRS
- the ntcA gene encoding global nitrogen regulator NtcA; its protein translation is MIPASRGFNRFSSQQSGQSKINSVGERFPINRTLMEVIKGLDGASTEMIERSKTIFFPGDPAERVYLIRRGAVRLSRVYESGEEITVALLRENSLFGVLSLLTGHRSDRFYHAIAFTRVEMITAPANSVLRAIEEDASVGLLLLQGLSSRILQTETMIETLTHRDMSSRLVSFLMVLCRDFGVAGEKGITIDLRLSHQAIAEAIGSTRVTITRLLGDLKDSGLLNIERKKITVFDPIALAKRFN